TCGGCCACGTGCCGGGCAAGGGCGAGGCCGAGCCCCACCCCTCGGGCTTGCCGGTGGAGAAGGGCTCGAACAGGGAGTCGGCCAGCTCGGGGGGGGGCCCGGCCGGTGTCGGCCACCTCGATCGCGGCCGTCTCCGGGCCGTCGACCAGCTCCATCCTCACGGAACCGCCCGCCCCCGCGGCCTCGATCGCGTTCAACGCCAGGTTCAACGAGGCGGCGCGGAGCCCGGACTCCTCGGCCGTCACCCCGACCGGCCCGGGGCCGCCACGGACGTCGATCGCCACCCTCGCGTGCTCGCCCGCCGGCCCGACGAGCAGGGCGACCTCCCGGAGGATCCGGGAGAGGTCGCACGACGAGGCGGGCCGCCCCTCAGCCCGGCCGAGCGAGAGGAGCCCTTGACCTGCTCCTCGGTCATGGCGAGCTGCCGGAGCGCGATCTCCAGGGTCCGGTCCCCGGGGGGGAGGGGCCCTCCTGACGTGCAATTGAATGCTCATTCTCGCCCCGGTGATCGAGTTCCTCAGCTGGTGTGCCAGCCCCGCGGCGAGCTGGGACAGGAGCCGGGTCGCTCCGACTGCCGGATCGTCCGGCTCATGTCGGCGAGCTGCGCGCACATCGCGTTGACCGACCGGACGAGGTCGGCGACCTCGTCGCGGTCGGGGCCCGCGTCGAGGGCCTCGAACTCGCCCGAGGCGATGGGGCAACCTGACGCTCGATCCCCCGGATCCGCCGGCTGATCCGACCGGCCACCCAGCCCGAGACCGCCACCATCATCGCCAGGGCCGCCGCGCCGAGGACCAGGGAGGCATCGCGGCCTCCCGCCTCGCCTGCCTCCAGTTCGTCTCGGGATAGAGCACCAGGATCGCCTCCGAACCCGGCCGGGAAGGCCGGGGCAGCGGCATCGCGACGTAGCGGACCCCGCCGAGGAGCACCGTCGGCGAGGAGGCGATCGAGTCGGGCCGCCGCCCCCGGGACGGCCCGGAGCGCCGGACTTACGCCGTCGACGCCCCCAGGCAGGCTCGTGGCCGAGGGGATCCGTCGGGCGAGAAGGCGACGAACTCGGCTCCAGAGAGGCCCCGCATCCGCGAGAGGACCCCCGCCGTCATCGGGAAGTTCGACCGGCCGAGGACCCGACCACGCCGTCGAGCCGGTCGATGATCTGGCGCCCGGTCCTCCTGGCGGCGAGGCTGGCGGTGGTCAGCGCGATGGCGCCGACGGCCGCAACCTGGATCAGGATCAGGGGGATCAGGATCTGATTTCGGATCGACCGCAACACGCAATCGTCCTCGAACCTGGCGGGGTAGGCCGGTGGATGATCCGCCCGAGGCCGAGAGGATCTCGCCCTCCGGATCGTGACGGGCCGGGAGGGGAGGGACTCAAGGCGTCCCCGAGCCCCATTCTACGCCCGACGCCGATCACGGGCACGGCCGTTGCCATGGTCCTGGCGCCCCTACCCCGCCTCGCTCCCCTTCGTGGAGTCCCGGCTCGACGACCCGCCGCCCCGGATTCATTCTGATCGAGCTGCTGGTGGTCATCGCCACCATCGGCATTTCGATCGCCCTTCCGCCGCCCGTCGCCCAGGAGACCGGCCCCGCCTCCCGGCCGGGTCGTCCCGGCCGGGGGCGGGGGGGGTCGGCGATGGTGCCCCCTGGGACCTCCAACGCCCTGGGGATATCCTGCCCGGGACGCCACGCCTCCCGAGCCTCGACGGAGCCCCTCCATGATCGCCCGACGCCCGTTCGCGTCCCTCGCGGTGCTGCTGATCGCCCTGCCGGGCCCCTCCCCGATGACCCGCCCCGCCCGGGACGACCCGGGACGGTTCCTGCTCCTCTCCGACATCCACTTCGACCCGTTCTTCGACGGGACCCTGTTCCATCGCCTGGCGGCCGAGCCGATCGAGCGATGGGCGCAAATTCTGGCCGGATCCCGGCCCGCCGGGTTCAACCCGAGGGGCACCGACAGCAACTTCGCCCTGCTCTCCGCCGCCCTCGACGACGCCCGACGTCGGTGCCCCGACCCCGACTTCGTCCTCTATCCCGGCGACTTCCTCGCCCACCGCTGGCAGCACCGGTACGACGCCCTCGCCCCCCGGTCGCACCTCGACGACCCGGCCTCCTATCGTATCTTCACCGGGAAGGTGGTCCGCTTCCTCGCCGCCGAGTTCCGCTCCCGATACCCGGCCACGCCGGTCCTGCCCACCCTGGGCAACGACGACTCGTATTGCGGCGACTACCGGATCGAGCCCGAGGGCCCCTTCCTGTCGATGTTCGCCGACGCCTGGGGGCCGCTCCTCGGGCCGGAGGGGGGGCGGGGGAGCTTCCCCGAGACGTTCCCGACCGGCGGGTACTACGAGATGCCGCTGCCCGAGGCGGCCGGGCATCGCCTGGTGGTGCTCAACAGCGTCCCCTTCTCGGTGAATTACGACAACGCGTGCGGGGATCGGACGCAGACCCCCGCCCTGGATCAGCTCGACTGGCTTGCCGGGGCACTCGGCCGCGCCGAGGAGGCCGGGGAGGACGTCTGGCTGCTGATGCACGTCCCGCCGGGGATCAACGCCTTCAACTCGGTCGATCCCGTCCGCCGGGGAGGCCCGCCGGTGTCGTTCTGGCAGTCGGAGCTGACGGGCCGGTTCCTGGGGCTCGTCCGGAAGCACCGGGGGACGCTCCGCGTCGCCTTCGCCGGGCACACGCACATGGACGACTTCAGGGTCCTCCCCGCGGGCGACGAGCCCGCCCTGCTCTGCAAGATCGCCCCCGCGATCAGCCCGATCTTCCGCAACAACCCGGGGTATCAGGTTTATTCATACGATCGAGTCTCCGGCACGCTGCGGGACTACCGCACCGCATACCTCACCGACCTGGACGAGGGCGGTCCCGGCCCCGGCCGCTGGGCCCCGGAATACCGGTTCGGGGACGCCTACGGGCTCCCCGGGCCGGATGCGGCCTCGGTCGCCGAGCTGGCGACCCGGATGGGCTCGGACGCGTCGGTCCGGGAGGCGTACTCGACCTATTACGGCGTCTCGTCGCCCCCGGAGTTCACCGGAGACCAGTTCGACATCTACCGATGTGCGATCTCGAACATCACGCCGGGCGACTTCCTCCGCTGCCTCACCGGCTCCGAGACGCCGGGACGCCCCCCCGCCCTGCCCGACCGGTCTCGGTCGCCCCGACCGGCCGGATCGCCCGCGCCCTGAGGGGACGCCGGCGGCTTGATCCCCGGGAGGCCGTCCGGGAGGATGGTCGCCCCGGGGGGCCGGGATCGGGCCCCCTCCCATCCGATCGAGTCGAGGAGACGCCATGAGACGACGACCATCGGCGGCCGGATCGCTCGCCCTGTCGCTGGCGATCGCCTGGGGCTCGGCCGCCCCCGCCTCCCAGGGCCGCCCGCCGAACGTGGTGCTGATCGTGGCCGACGACCTCGGCTACGCCGAACTCGGGTGCTTCGGGCAGAAGCTCATCCGGACGCCGGTCCTAAACCGGCTCGCCTCGGAGGGGATGCGGCTAACCTCCTTCTACAGCGGCAGCCCCGTCTGCGCGCCGTCACGATGCACCCTGATGACCGGCAAGCATACCGGCCATTCGTACATCCGCAACAACGGCAACCCACCAGGCCGGGTACGCGACGACGAACGCGGCCTCTTCCCCGGGCAGAACCCGATCCCGGATGATGAAGTGACGCTCGCCGAACTGTTCAAGCGACTCGGGTACGCCACCGGGGCGATCGGCAAGTGGGGGCTCGGGTTCGAGGGGTCGACCGGCGACCCGAACCGCCAGGGGTTCGACCGCTTCTTCGGCTACCTCTGCCAGGCCCACGCCCACAACCACTACCCCCGATACCTCTGGAGGGACGGCCGGCAAGTGCCCCTGCCCGGCAACGACCGGGGGCAGACCGGGGCCATCCACGCCCAGGAGGAGTTCTCCGAGGAGGCACTCCGGTTCGTCAGGGAGCACCGGGACGGCCCCTTCTTCCTGTACCTGCCGTTCACGATCCCTCACGTCTCGATCCAGGCGCCGGAGCAGTGGATCGCCCGGTATCGCGGGACCCTCGGCGATGACCCGGGATGGATCAATGAGAACCCACTCGGTTACACGTCGCACCCGACGCCGCACGCCGGGTACGCGGCGATGGTCAGCTACCTCGACCACGAGATCGGCCGGCTCCTCGGCGAGATCGACGCGCTCGGCCTGGGGGGCGACACGATCGTCTTCTTCTCCTCGGACAACGGCCCGACGCACGGCCGGGTCGGCGGCGCCGACAGCCGATACTTCGACTCCGCCGGGCCATTCCGGGGGCTCAAGGGGGACGTGTACGAGGGGGGCCTCCGCGTCCCGACCATCGCCCGGTGGCCGGGCCGCATCCCGGGAGGCACCGCCAGCGACGCGGTCGGCTACTTCCCCGACGTGATGCCGACGCTGCTGGACCTGGCCGGTGCTCCGGACCTCGTCCCCGAGGACATCGACGGCCTGAGCCTCGCCCCCACGTTGCTCGGCCGTCCCGAGGAGCAGGAGCGGCACGAGTACCTCTACTGGGAATTCCCCGGCTATGGCGGCCAGCAGGCCGTCCGCCTCGGCGACTGGAAGGGAGTCCGGACCGACCTGATCCGCCGGGGGGACGCGGGCACCGAGCTGTACAACCTCGCCTCCGACCCCACCGAGTTGCACGACGTCTCCGGGGAGCACCCCGAGATCCTCGGCCGGATCGAGCGGATCATGGCCGAGGCCCGGGAGCCGTCTCCCCTCTTCCCGATCCCGGTCCTCGACGCCCCGGACGATCGCCAGTGACAGGGGCAGTGCTCGCCGATCGGCATCGACCTCCCCGGTGAACTCGAGCACGACACCCGGCCCTCCCCGAGCGAGCCGCCCCCCACGACGCCGAGGCGGCCCGAAGGGGCGGGGTGCGAGACCCGCCCTCTCCGCTTTGCCCGGGGGCCGACTCTCCGTAGGATGGTGCGGGTCCGGGCCCCGGATCCCATCCTCCGACCGCGACCGGCCCGAAGGAGGACGGCCGAACCCGACCCGGCCGGTCCCCTGCCTCCAACGACGAAGGACGACCCGATGTACGCCGGACCGATCACCCTGCTCGTCTCGATGGCGATGGCGATGGCGATGGCGTCGACGCCGGCTCCGGTCGGCGACGAGCCCGACGTCGCGTCCCCCCTGACCCTCCCCGGCGCGTTCACCCCGGGCATCGAGGGC
This Tautonia plasticadhaerens DNA region includes the following protein-coding sequences:
- a CDS encoding sensor histidine kinase; its protein translation is MAIDVRGGPGPVGVTAEESGLRAASLNLALNAIEAAGAGGSVRMELVDGPETAAIEVADTGRAPPRAGRLPVRALLHRQARGVGLGLALARHVAERNGGSLRWDRLGGETRFRLTLPRSPAPAPEPPPEAA
- a CDS encoding metallophosphoesterase, whose protein sequence is MIARRPFASLAVLLIALPGPSPMTRPARDDPGRFLLLSDIHFDPFFDGTLFHRLAAEPIERWAQILAGSRPAGFNPRGTDSNFALLSAALDDARRRCPDPDFVLYPGDFLAHRWQHRYDALAPRSHLDDPASYRIFTGKVVRFLAAEFRSRYPATPVLPTLGNDDSYCGDYRIEPEGPFLSMFADAWGPLLGPEGGRGSFPETFPTGGYYEMPLPEAAGHRLVVLNSVPFSVNYDNACGDRTQTPALDQLDWLAGALGRAEEAGEDVWLLMHVPPGINAFNSVDPVRRGGPPVSFWQSELTGRFLGLVRKHRGTLRVAFAGHTHMDDFRVLPAGDEPALLCKIAPAISPIFRNNPGYQVYSYDRVSGTLRDYRTAYLTDLDEGGPGPGRWAPEYRFGDAYGLPGPDAASVAELATRMGSDASVREAYSTYYGVSSPPEFTGDQFDIYRCAISNITPGDFLRCLTGSETPGRPPALPDRSRSPRPAGSPAP
- a CDS encoding arylsulfatase; protein product: MRRRPSAAGSLALSLAIAWGSAAPASQGRPPNVVLIVADDLGYAELGCFGQKLIRTPVLNRLASEGMRLTSFYSGSPVCAPSRCTLMTGKHTGHSYIRNNGNPPGRVRDDERGLFPGQNPIPDDEVTLAELFKRLGYATGAIGKWGLGFEGSTGDPNRQGFDRFFGYLCQAHAHNHYPRYLWRDGRQVPLPGNDRGQTGAIHAQEEFSEEALRFVREHRDGPFFLYLPFTIPHVSIQAPEQWIARYRGTLGDDPGWINENPLGYTSHPTPHAGYAAMVSYLDHEIGRLLGEIDALGLGGDTIVFFSSDNGPTHGRVGGADSRYFDSAGPFRGLKGDVYEGGLRVPTIARWPGRIPGGTASDAVGYFPDVMPTLLDLAGAPDLVPEDIDGLSLAPTLLGRPEEQERHEYLYWEFPGYGGQQAVRLGDWKGVRTDLIRRGDAGTELYNLASDPTELHDVSGEHPEILGRIERIMAEAREPSPLFPIPVLDAPDDRQ